In the genome of Triticum urartu cultivar G1812 chromosome 5, Tu2.1, whole genome shotgun sequence, one region contains:
- the LOC125511685 gene encoding serine/threonine-protein kinase cst-1-like isoform X3, whose translation MVRGGSMRRPSLAAVSEPAAPEFTLSADDYRLMEEVGFGANAVVYRAIFLPANRTIAVKCLDLDRINSNLDDVRKEAQIMKLIDHPNVIKAYCSFVVDHNLWVIMPFMAEGSCLHLMKVAHPDGLEEPVICSILKETLKALAYLHGQGHIHRDVKAGNILVDSPGVVKLGDFGVSACLFDRGDRQRSRNTFVGTPCWMAPEVLQPGTGYNFKADIWSFGITALELAHGHAPFSKYPPMKVLLMTLQNAPPGLDYDRDRKFSKSFKEMVAMCLVKDQTKRPTAEKLLKHSFFKNTKAPQLTVKSILTDLPPLWDRVKALQQKDAAHLASSEQEALSMSEYQRGVSAWHFDIEDLKAQALLINDDDPPELKEDDDSVRINEVDKGTSFESHFGQSTLLNGNTHRLNHERTCTTAVNPGGNGPETSDEFASDLGNADSPRMVDGHIKQGTENDSLSSTSKQGSEGGNRRSEVRQRQRTFSGPVMYSGTRSSSLIERGYIIDKDAGVQSPNKQKSDTGRIDDLSGPLSLSTRASANSLSAPIRSSGGYVGSLGDKPRVEIKGRFSVTSENVDLAKVQEIPVVKISPKPQESNSHHRKEFRDSSVSASILIPHLENLVQQTTFQQDIITNLMSNLQQNEKPNGPQTRVQTMVGDTGVEMGSAERERKLLAKVFELQSRMISLTDELIASKLKHVQLQEELNTLYCQEETGDTGEDDSGEA comes from the exons GCTGGCGGCGGTCTCGGAGCCCGCGGCGCCGGAGTTCACCCTGTCGGCGGACGACTACAGGCTCATGGAGGAGGTGGGCTTCGGCGCCAACGCCGTCGTCTACCGCGCCATCTTCCTCCCCGCCAACCGCACAATCGCCGTCAAGTGCCTCGACCTCGACCGAATCAACAGTAACCTC GATGATGTTCGCAAGGAGGCTCAGATTATGAAATTGATAGATCATCCTAATGTCATCAAGGCTTATTGCTCATTTGTTGTCGATCACAACCTTTGGGTCATAATGCCATTCATGGCAGAGGGTTCATGTTTACACCTAATGAAGGTCGCACATCCTGATGGCCTGGAGGAGCCTGTTATCTGCTCTATTCTTAAAGAAACACTCAAGGCTCTGGCTTACCTCCATGGCCAAGGACATATCCACCGAGATGTTAAG GCGGGCAATATCCTTGTTGATAGCCCTGGTGTAGTGAAGCTTGGGGACTTTGGTGTATCTGCTTGCTTGTTTGACAGAGGCGATAGGCAAAGATCCAGGAATACGTTTGTGGGAACACCGTGCTG GATGGCTCCAGAGGTTCTCCAGCCTGGAACCGGTTATAATTTCAA AGCTGATATATGGTCATTTGGAATAACtgcactggagcttgcacatggCCACGCTCCCTTCTCTAAGTACCCTCCCATGAAG GTTCTTCTCATGACCCTTCAGAATGCACCACCAGGTCTTGACTATGACCGCGATAGAAAATTCTCAAAG TCTTTCAAGGAAATGGTTGCAATGTGCTTGGTAAAAGATCAAACTAAGCGGCCAACAGCTGAGAAGTTACTAAAGCATTCGTTTTTCAAGAACACAAAGGCCCCACAGCTGACAGTTAAGAGCATCTTAACCGATTTGCCCCCTCTGTGGGATCGTGTGAAGGCACTCCAG CAAAAAGATGCAGCACACCTGGCTTCATCTGAACAGGAAGCACTTTCCATG AGTGAGTATCAACGAGGTGTCAGCGCATGGCACTTTGATATTGAGGATCTCAAGGCTCAAGCATTACTG ATTAATGATGACGATCCACCTGAATTGAAGGAAGATGATGACAGTGTCCGAATAAATGAAGTTGACAAG GGCACATCTTTTGAGAGTCATTTTGGACAATCAACGCTTCTGAATGGAAATACCCACAGGTTGAATCA TGAACGAACTTGTACCACTGCAGTAAATCCAGGTGGAAATGGCCCTGAAACAAGTGATGAATTTGCTTCTGACCTTGGCAATGCTGATAGTCCAAGGATGGTTGATGGACACATAAAGCAAGGAACAGAAAATGATTCATTGTCCTCTACATCGAAGCAAGGTTCTGAGGGTGGAAACCGCAGGAGTGAAGTTAGACAAAGACAAAGGACATTCTCTGGTCCGGTTATGTATTCTGGTACCCGCAGTAGTTCACTCATTGAAAGAGGTTATATTATTGATAA GGATGCAGGAGTTCAATCACCTAATAAACAAAAGAGTGACACGGGAAGAATCGATGATCTTAGTGGTCCGCTTTCACTTTCAACTCGTGCTTCTGCAAATAGTCTGTCTGCCCCTATTCGGTCTTCTGGAG GATATGTGGGCTCCTTGGGAGACAAGCCTAGGGTGGAAATAAAAGGCCGATTTTCCGTAACATCTGAAAATGTGGATCTGGCGAAG GTTCAGGAAATTCCAGTGGTCAAAATTTCACCTAAACCACAGGAG TCTAATAGTCATCATCGGAAGGAATTCCGTGACAGCTCAGTATCTGCATCAATTCTGATTCCCCATCTTGAAAACCTTGTACAGCAGACCACATTTCAGCAA GATATCATCACGAACCTAATGAGTAACTTGCAACAGAATGAGAAACCCAATG GGCCGCAGACTAGAGTTCAGACTATGGTGGGTGATACAGGG GTTGAAATGGGCAGTGCTGAGAGAGAACGGAAACTACTTGCTAAAGTATTTGAATTACAGTCAAG GATGATTTCTTTGACCGACGAGTTGATTGCATCAAAGCTGAAGCATGTTCAG CTGCAAGAAGAGCTAAATACACTCTACTGCCAAGAAGAAACAGGCGACACAGGAGAGGATGACAGCGGAGAGGCATGA
- the LOC125511685 gene encoding serine/threonine-protein kinase cst-1-like isoform X4 encodes MVRGGSMRRPSLAAVSEPAAPEFTLSADDYRLMEEVGFGANAVVYRAIFLPANRTIAVKCLDLDRINSNLDDVRKEAQIMKLIDHPNVIKAYCSFVVDHNLWVIMPFMAEGSCLHLMKVAHPDGLEEPVICSILKETLKALAYLHGQGHIHRDVKAGNILVDSPGVVKLGDFGVSACLFDRGDRQRSRNTFVGTPCWMAPEVLQPGTGYNFKADIWSFGITALELAHGHAPFSKYPPMKVLLMTLQNAPPGLDYDRDRKFSKSFKEMVAMCLVKDQTKRPTAEKLLKHSFFKNTKAPQLTVKSILTDLPPLWDRVKALQQKDAAHLASSEQEALSMSEYQRGVSAWHFDIEDLKAQALLINDDDPPELKEDDDSVRINEVDKGTSFESHFGQSTLLNGNTHRLNHERTCTTAVNPGGNGPETSDEFASDLGNADSPRMVDGHIKQGTENDSLSSTSKQGSEGGNRRSEVRQRQRTFSGPVMYSGTRSSSLIERGYIIDKDAGVQSPNKQKSDTGRIDDLSGPLSLSTRASANSLSAPIRSSGGYVGSLGDKPRVEIKGRFSVTSENVDLAKSNSHHRKEFRDSSVSASILIPHLENLVQQTTFQQDIITNLMSNLQQNEKPNGPQTRVQTMVGDTGVEMGSAERERKLLAKVFELQSRMISLTDELIASKLKHVQLQEELNTLYCQEETGDTGEDDSGEA; translated from the exons GCTGGCGGCGGTCTCGGAGCCCGCGGCGCCGGAGTTCACCCTGTCGGCGGACGACTACAGGCTCATGGAGGAGGTGGGCTTCGGCGCCAACGCCGTCGTCTACCGCGCCATCTTCCTCCCCGCCAACCGCACAATCGCCGTCAAGTGCCTCGACCTCGACCGAATCAACAGTAACCTC GATGATGTTCGCAAGGAGGCTCAGATTATGAAATTGATAGATCATCCTAATGTCATCAAGGCTTATTGCTCATTTGTTGTCGATCACAACCTTTGGGTCATAATGCCATTCATGGCAGAGGGTTCATGTTTACACCTAATGAAGGTCGCACATCCTGATGGCCTGGAGGAGCCTGTTATCTGCTCTATTCTTAAAGAAACACTCAAGGCTCTGGCTTACCTCCATGGCCAAGGACATATCCACCGAGATGTTAAG GCGGGCAATATCCTTGTTGATAGCCCTGGTGTAGTGAAGCTTGGGGACTTTGGTGTATCTGCTTGCTTGTTTGACAGAGGCGATAGGCAAAGATCCAGGAATACGTTTGTGGGAACACCGTGCTG GATGGCTCCAGAGGTTCTCCAGCCTGGAACCGGTTATAATTTCAA AGCTGATATATGGTCATTTGGAATAACtgcactggagcttgcacatggCCACGCTCCCTTCTCTAAGTACCCTCCCATGAAG GTTCTTCTCATGACCCTTCAGAATGCACCACCAGGTCTTGACTATGACCGCGATAGAAAATTCTCAAAG TCTTTCAAGGAAATGGTTGCAATGTGCTTGGTAAAAGATCAAACTAAGCGGCCAACAGCTGAGAAGTTACTAAAGCATTCGTTTTTCAAGAACACAAAGGCCCCACAGCTGACAGTTAAGAGCATCTTAACCGATTTGCCCCCTCTGTGGGATCGTGTGAAGGCACTCCAG CAAAAAGATGCAGCACACCTGGCTTCATCTGAACAGGAAGCACTTTCCATG AGTGAGTATCAACGAGGTGTCAGCGCATGGCACTTTGATATTGAGGATCTCAAGGCTCAAGCATTACTG ATTAATGATGACGATCCACCTGAATTGAAGGAAGATGATGACAGTGTCCGAATAAATGAAGTTGACAAG GGCACATCTTTTGAGAGTCATTTTGGACAATCAACGCTTCTGAATGGAAATACCCACAGGTTGAATCA TGAACGAACTTGTACCACTGCAGTAAATCCAGGTGGAAATGGCCCTGAAACAAGTGATGAATTTGCTTCTGACCTTGGCAATGCTGATAGTCCAAGGATGGTTGATGGACACATAAAGCAAGGAACAGAAAATGATTCATTGTCCTCTACATCGAAGCAAGGTTCTGAGGGTGGAAACCGCAGGAGTGAAGTTAGACAAAGACAAAGGACATTCTCTGGTCCGGTTATGTATTCTGGTACCCGCAGTAGTTCACTCATTGAAAGAGGTTATATTATTGATAA GGATGCAGGAGTTCAATCACCTAATAAACAAAAGAGTGACACGGGAAGAATCGATGATCTTAGTGGTCCGCTTTCACTTTCAACTCGTGCTTCTGCAAATAGTCTGTCTGCCCCTATTCGGTCTTCTGGAG GATATGTGGGCTCCTTGGGAGACAAGCCTAGGGTGGAAATAAAAGGCCGATTTTCCGTAACATCTGAAAATGTGGATCTGGCGAAG TCTAATAGTCATCATCGGAAGGAATTCCGTGACAGCTCAGTATCTGCATCAATTCTGATTCCCCATCTTGAAAACCTTGTACAGCAGACCACATTTCAGCAA GATATCATCACGAACCTAATGAGTAACTTGCAACAGAATGAGAAACCCAATG GGCCGCAGACTAGAGTTCAGACTATGGTGGGTGATACAGGG GTTGAAATGGGCAGTGCTGAGAGAGAACGGAAACTACTTGCTAAAGTATTTGAATTACAGTCAAG GATGATTTCTTTGACCGACGAGTTGATTGCATCAAAGCTGAAGCATGTTCAG CTGCAAGAAGAGCTAAATACACTCTACTGCCAAGAAGAAACAGGCGACACAGGAGAGGATGACAGCGGAGAGGCATGA
- the LOC125511685 gene encoding germinal center kinase 3-like isoform X2 — translation MVRGGSMRRPSLAAVSEPAAPEFTLSADDYRLMEEVGFGANAVVYRAIFLPANRTIAVKCLDLDRINSNLDDVRKEAQIMKLIDHPNVIKAYCSFVVDHNLWVIMPFMAEGSCLHLMKVAHPDGLEEPVICSILKETLKALAYLHGQGHIHRDVKAGNILVDSPGVVKLGDFGVSACLFDRGDRQRSRNTFVGTPCWMAPEVLQPGTGYNFKADIWSFGITALELAHGHAPFSKYPPMKVLLMTLQNAPPGLDYDRDRKFSKSFKEMVAMCLVKDQTKRPTAEKLLKHSFFKNTKAPQLTVKSILTDLPPLWDRVKALQQKDAAHLASSEQEALSMSEYQRGVSAWHFDIEDLKAQALLINDDDPPELKEDDDSVRINEVDKGTSFESHFGQSTLLNGNTHSERTCTTAVNPGGNGPETSDEFASDLGNADSPRMVDGHIKQGTENDSLSSTSKQGSEGGNRRSEVRQRQRTFSGPVMYSGTRSSSLIERGYIIDKDAGVQSPNKQKSDTGRIDDLSGPLSLSTRASANSLSAPIRSSGGYVGSLGDKPRVEIKGRFSVTSENVDLAKVQEIPVVKISPKPQEVRTQVSTMKRSASVGAWPVKAKSMSNSHHRKEFRDSSVSASILIPHLENLVQQTTFQQDIITNLMSNLQQNEKPNGPQTRVQTMVGDTGVEMGSAERERKLLAKVFELQSRMISLTDELIASKLKHVQLQEELNTLYCQEETGDTGEDDSGEA, via the exons GCTGGCGGCGGTCTCGGAGCCCGCGGCGCCGGAGTTCACCCTGTCGGCGGACGACTACAGGCTCATGGAGGAGGTGGGCTTCGGCGCCAACGCCGTCGTCTACCGCGCCATCTTCCTCCCCGCCAACCGCACAATCGCCGTCAAGTGCCTCGACCTCGACCGAATCAACAGTAACCTC GATGATGTTCGCAAGGAGGCTCAGATTATGAAATTGATAGATCATCCTAATGTCATCAAGGCTTATTGCTCATTTGTTGTCGATCACAACCTTTGGGTCATAATGCCATTCATGGCAGAGGGTTCATGTTTACACCTAATGAAGGTCGCACATCCTGATGGCCTGGAGGAGCCTGTTATCTGCTCTATTCTTAAAGAAACACTCAAGGCTCTGGCTTACCTCCATGGCCAAGGACATATCCACCGAGATGTTAAG GCGGGCAATATCCTTGTTGATAGCCCTGGTGTAGTGAAGCTTGGGGACTTTGGTGTATCTGCTTGCTTGTTTGACAGAGGCGATAGGCAAAGATCCAGGAATACGTTTGTGGGAACACCGTGCTG GATGGCTCCAGAGGTTCTCCAGCCTGGAACCGGTTATAATTTCAA AGCTGATATATGGTCATTTGGAATAACtgcactggagcttgcacatggCCACGCTCCCTTCTCTAAGTACCCTCCCATGAAG GTTCTTCTCATGACCCTTCAGAATGCACCACCAGGTCTTGACTATGACCGCGATAGAAAATTCTCAAAG TCTTTCAAGGAAATGGTTGCAATGTGCTTGGTAAAAGATCAAACTAAGCGGCCAACAGCTGAGAAGTTACTAAAGCATTCGTTTTTCAAGAACACAAAGGCCCCACAGCTGACAGTTAAGAGCATCTTAACCGATTTGCCCCCTCTGTGGGATCGTGTGAAGGCACTCCAG CAAAAAGATGCAGCACACCTGGCTTCATCTGAACAGGAAGCACTTTCCATG AGTGAGTATCAACGAGGTGTCAGCGCATGGCACTTTGATATTGAGGATCTCAAGGCTCAAGCATTACTG ATTAATGATGACGATCCACCTGAATTGAAGGAAGATGATGACAGTGTCCGAATAAATGAAGTTGACAAG GGCACATCTTTTGAGAGTCATTTTGGACAATCAACGCTTCTGAATGGAAATACCCACAG TGAACGAACTTGTACCACTGCAGTAAATCCAGGTGGAAATGGCCCTGAAACAAGTGATGAATTTGCTTCTGACCTTGGCAATGCTGATAGTCCAAGGATGGTTGATGGACACATAAAGCAAGGAACAGAAAATGATTCATTGTCCTCTACATCGAAGCAAGGTTCTGAGGGTGGAAACCGCAGGAGTGAAGTTAGACAAAGACAAAGGACATTCTCTGGTCCGGTTATGTATTCTGGTACCCGCAGTAGTTCACTCATTGAAAGAGGTTATATTATTGATAA GGATGCAGGAGTTCAATCACCTAATAAACAAAAGAGTGACACGGGAAGAATCGATGATCTTAGTGGTCCGCTTTCACTTTCAACTCGTGCTTCTGCAAATAGTCTGTCTGCCCCTATTCGGTCTTCTGGAG GATATGTGGGCTCCTTGGGAGACAAGCCTAGGGTGGAAATAAAAGGCCGATTTTCCGTAACATCTGAAAATGTGGATCTGGCGAAG GTTCAGGAAATTCCAGTGGTCAAAATTTCACCTAAACCACAGGAGGTAAGAACTCAGGTCTCTACAATGAAAAGATCAGCCAGTGTTGGTGCTTGGCCAGTGAAGGCTAAGTCAATG TCTAATAGTCATCATCGGAAGGAATTCCGTGACAGCTCAGTATCTGCATCAATTCTGATTCCCCATCTTGAAAACCTTGTACAGCAGACCACATTTCAGCAA GATATCATCACGAACCTAATGAGTAACTTGCAACAGAATGAGAAACCCAATG GGCCGCAGACTAGAGTTCAGACTATGGTGGGTGATACAGGG GTTGAAATGGGCAGTGCTGAGAGAGAACGGAAACTACTTGCTAAAGTATTTGAATTACAGTCAAG GATGATTTCTTTGACCGACGAGTTGATTGCATCAAAGCTGAAGCATGTTCAG CTGCAAGAAGAGCTAAATACACTCTACTGCCAAGAAGAAACAGGCGACACAGGAGAGGATGACAGCGGAGAGGCATGA
- the LOC125506578 gene encoding outer membrane protein H.8-like has translation MARAAVFIVALLLVAVAVAPFADAKGKKAKAEKKAEAPAPSASAPADAPAADSPASEPSAADAPEPSSSSSSTSD, from the coding sequence ATGGCCCGCGCCGCTGTCTTCATCGTCGCcctcctcctggtcgccgtcGCCGTGGCGCCATTCGCCGACGCCAAgggcaagaaggccaaggccgAGAAGAAGGCCGAAGCGCCGGCGCCCTCCGCCAGCGCGCCAGCCGACGCGCCCGCCGCCGACTCCCCAGCCTCCGAGCCCTCCGCTGCGGATGCACCGGAgcccagcagcagcagcagcagcacctCCGACTGA
- the LOC125511685 gene encoding germinal center kinase 1-like isoform X1: MVRGGSMRRPSLAAVSEPAAPEFTLSADDYRLMEEVGFGANAVVYRAIFLPANRTIAVKCLDLDRINSNLDDVRKEAQIMKLIDHPNVIKAYCSFVVDHNLWVIMPFMAEGSCLHLMKVAHPDGLEEPVICSILKETLKALAYLHGQGHIHRDVKAGNILVDSPGVVKLGDFGVSACLFDRGDRQRSRNTFVGTPCWMAPEVLQPGTGYNFKADIWSFGITALELAHGHAPFSKYPPMKVLLMTLQNAPPGLDYDRDRKFSKSFKEMVAMCLVKDQTKRPTAEKLLKHSFFKNTKAPQLTVKSILTDLPPLWDRVKALQQKDAAHLASSEQEALSMSEYQRGVSAWHFDIEDLKAQALLINDDDPPELKEDDDSVRINEVDKGTSFESHFGQSTLLNGNTHRLNHERTCTTAVNPGGNGPETSDEFASDLGNADSPRMVDGHIKQGTENDSLSSTSKQGSEGGNRRSEVRQRQRTFSGPVMYSGTRSSSLIERGYIIDKDAGVQSPNKQKSDTGRIDDLSGPLSLSTRASANSLSAPIRSSGGYVGSLGDKPRVEIKGRFSVTSENVDLAKVQEIPVVKISPKPQEVRTQVSTMKRSASVGAWPVKAKSMSNSHHRKEFRDSSVSASILIPHLENLVQQTTFQQDIITNLMSNLQQNEKPNGPQTRVQTMVGDTGVEMGSAERERKLLAKVFELQSRMISLTDELIASKLKHVQLQEELNTLYCQEETGDTGEDDSGEA, from the exons GCTGGCGGCGGTCTCGGAGCCCGCGGCGCCGGAGTTCACCCTGTCGGCGGACGACTACAGGCTCATGGAGGAGGTGGGCTTCGGCGCCAACGCCGTCGTCTACCGCGCCATCTTCCTCCCCGCCAACCGCACAATCGCCGTCAAGTGCCTCGACCTCGACCGAATCAACAGTAACCTC GATGATGTTCGCAAGGAGGCTCAGATTATGAAATTGATAGATCATCCTAATGTCATCAAGGCTTATTGCTCATTTGTTGTCGATCACAACCTTTGGGTCATAATGCCATTCATGGCAGAGGGTTCATGTTTACACCTAATGAAGGTCGCACATCCTGATGGCCTGGAGGAGCCTGTTATCTGCTCTATTCTTAAAGAAACACTCAAGGCTCTGGCTTACCTCCATGGCCAAGGACATATCCACCGAGATGTTAAG GCGGGCAATATCCTTGTTGATAGCCCTGGTGTAGTGAAGCTTGGGGACTTTGGTGTATCTGCTTGCTTGTTTGACAGAGGCGATAGGCAAAGATCCAGGAATACGTTTGTGGGAACACCGTGCTG GATGGCTCCAGAGGTTCTCCAGCCTGGAACCGGTTATAATTTCAA AGCTGATATATGGTCATTTGGAATAACtgcactggagcttgcacatggCCACGCTCCCTTCTCTAAGTACCCTCCCATGAAG GTTCTTCTCATGACCCTTCAGAATGCACCACCAGGTCTTGACTATGACCGCGATAGAAAATTCTCAAAG TCTTTCAAGGAAATGGTTGCAATGTGCTTGGTAAAAGATCAAACTAAGCGGCCAACAGCTGAGAAGTTACTAAAGCATTCGTTTTTCAAGAACACAAAGGCCCCACAGCTGACAGTTAAGAGCATCTTAACCGATTTGCCCCCTCTGTGGGATCGTGTGAAGGCACTCCAG CAAAAAGATGCAGCACACCTGGCTTCATCTGAACAGGAAGCACTTTCCATG AGTGAGTATCAACGAGGTGTCAGCGCATGGCACTTTGATATTGAGGATCTCAAGGCTCAAGCATTACTG ATTAATGATGACGATCCACCTGAATTGAAGGAAGATGATGACAGTGTCCGAATAAATGAAGTTGACAAG GGCACATCTTTTGAGAGTCATTTTGGACAATCAACGCTTCTGAATGGAAATACCCACAGGTTGAATCA TGAACGAACTTGTACCACTGCAGTAAATCCAGGTGGAAATGGCCCTGAAACAAGTGATGAATTTGCTTCTGACCTTGGCAATGCTGATAGTCCAAGGATGGTTGATGGACACATAAAGCAAGGAACAGAAAATGATTCATTGTCCTCTACATCGAAGCAAGGTTCTGAGGGTGGAAACCGCAGGAGTGAAGTTAGACAAAGACAAAGGACATTCTCTGGTCCGGTTATGTATTCTGGTACCCGCAGTAGTTCACTCATTGAAAGAGGTTATATTATTGATAA GGATGCAGGAGTTCAATCACCTAATAAACAAAAGAGTGACACGGGAAGAATCGATGATCTTAGTGGTCCGCTTTCACTTTCAACTCGTGCTTCTGCAAATAGTCTGTCTGCCCCTATTCGGTCTTCTGGAG GATATGTGGGCTCCTTGGGAGACAAGCCTAGGGTGGAAATAAAAGGCCGATTTTCCGTAACATCTGAAAATGTGGATCTGGCGAAG GTTCAGGAAATTCCAGTGGTCAAAATTTCACCTAAACCACAGGAGGTAAGAACTCAGGTCTCTACAATGAAAAGATCAGCCAGTGTTGGTGCTTGGCCAGTGAAGGCTAAGTCAATG TCTAATAGTCATCATCGGAAGGAATTCCGTGACAGCTCAGTATCTGCATCAATTCTGATTCCCCATCTTGAAAACCTTGTACAGCAGACCACATTTCAGCAA GATATCATCACGAACCTAATGAGTAACTTGCAACAGAATGAGAAACCCAATG GGCCGCAGACTAGAGTTCAGACTATGGTGGGTGATACAGGG GTTGAAATGGGCAGTGCTGAGAGAGAACGGAAACTACTTGCTAAAGTATTTGAATTACAGTCAAG GATGATTTCTTTGACCGACGAGTTGATTGCATCAAAGCTGAAGCATGTTCAG CTGCAAGAAGAGCTAAATACACTCTACTGCCAAGAAGAAACAGGCGACACAGGAGAGGATGACAGCGGAGAGGCATGA